In the Zingiber officinale cultivar Zhangliang chromosome 5A, Zo_v1.1, whole genome shotgun sequence genome, TGAAGGTTAGTGGCTCTAAAAGATACATAACTTTGGTAGTATTTTGATGAGAAGTGTTGCTTGGTGgttgttttattattatgttggacttgtttaagaataatttttctcaGAAAATGTCTATTTTTCATTAACCAAAAGTGAATGATTTTTGTTCCACTAAAATTTGAAAAAAGTTTTCCTGGAATTTTTTTTCCAGGAAATAAAGGATGAAAAGGTGGTGGCATAGAAAAGTGAGGAAATGAGTGCATGTAATTTTAGAAAAACATGTACTAATTTTCTCAGTTTTTTgttccttctcttttcctttatagGAAGCAGATCTAAGTAGTATGTATTATTATTTCCTGTAGAATTTCCATATCTGATATTCTGATAATCTGATGTTTTTCAGATATATGCATTGAAATCATTGGTTAGGAGTTTCATGCCTCATCAACCATTAAAGCTACAGCATGACGTGAATGAATTTTTCAGCATTCTATCAGACTTATTTCTTGAAGATGGGATCATGAGCAATAATGGCATAAGGTAAAGAGTGTCAGTTCCTTGTTTAGAATAGTTTTGCTGCTTGTTTCAGTATTTTATGCTTGCTGAACCTGTTGTACTATTGCTTATACAGCTCATTTTGGCTAGGCCCTGTGTTTTCCTTCTCTGAATGATTTCTAAATCATTTCTTTATGTGTTGGTAAAGAAAATTATTATATTCTGCCTATTAACGGTTTCACTGTGCAATTTTTCCCATAATGTAGTGTGACTATACTGTGGACATGTCTTTTTCTCTTATTGGGCACTCAACATACATACAGTGTGTTATTGTTTTGACCattttttgttctattttaagTCCATATGAAAAAACACCAAACAATGAGAAAgttcatagatttttttttttttgatgattttcaaatttttatattGATCATTTAGGCATTGTAAACATACATAGGATGATATAATTTTATGTCAAATCAATTATAATTTGAAATATGAGGAATAGAGAATTAGATAAAATGTCGAGTATTAAAAGaaatctaactaaacttagtaTTATTGTTGATTTTTTCTTAGGTAGAGGTTAGAAGCTAGCATCATTTGTCTTAAACCTTGATTATAGCATTAAAGAAGTGAGGACCTTGAGCCTAAGCAATCTCACATGTTTGCATGCCTTAGTAGGTTATATTCCAACAGAGAAGAGAGTATTCTTGAATCAAATGATTTACTGATTCTTGAATGAATGAAACAACAGTGGATTTCTCTTTTATAGTCCATGTTTATTTTAGTTATAAGAGTTGAAATGATTACAATGGAAGTGGAAGGTGCATGCGGTAGCGGAAAATCATATAATGCAACATTAGGAGACTAAGACCAGATTAATGCAATATTAGACTAGATACTTGATAGTGGAAAAGTCAAAGTGGGCCAAGGTTGACAAGATACTTGGTATTTTAAGCCCAATAGATGTTGGCGGTGGAACTTGGAAGTCTTAATAGGTCATGGACGACTGGATGTTTAGAAGTTGGGTTATTGATGGGAAGTTCTAGCACGTCAAGGATGACTCATGTTTGGCTGTGGTAGAAGTCCAAGGAGGTTTCAAGCCATGTTGTCAATATTTGTTGGAGACATTGTATTGGTGTTGGGTGAATTACTGAAACAGAGATTCGTGTGATCACTGTTTACAAAACATAATAATGATGTCAATATTTTGCAGGTTATGTTTTAGATTTCACTCTACTTTGTTATCTTTTGCAATCTTTAACATTCATTACTAGAttcttaaatatattattttctaACTTGTGCAGTCAAAATGACATGGTTCACCTCAGATTGGCAGCTGCAAAATGTGCTCTTCGCCTTGCAACAAGATGGGACTTTCATATTCCACCAAAACTTTTTCAGTTAGTTATTATGAGTGCAAGGGTATGAAATATTAACAGTTAATGCACATTTTATCCTATAGGAGAAGTGCCAACTTGGGTGTTCTTCCTAATTTGTCAATATATAGTAATATGTTACATTCATATTTTGCGACATGTGTGATGGAGTTTTATAATGATACATAGTAAAATGTGTTGATGTGCAGTAATAATGATATATTGTTATTCTCAATCCACAGAGTTTTATGTGATTAATAGttttaaggttatttgtgatgcTTGTCAATATAGTTGTACAAGAACTGGCATTTGCCTTGCCACCACTTGAATGTTTTGACTTAATGGCAGGTTGTAGTTTCATGGCTTAAAGTTGTGCTGTTTCAGAAAGGTATTTTTTGATTAGGTGTGTTTCAGAAAACTACTACTCTAGTCCCGCTACACTAGAAAACAACCTTCGAATCATATATTACTAAACCACTTGTTTTTTTTGTCATAACTACGTTCCTGTGTAATGGCTTCTTTCCTACATAAGAGATAGTTTCGTCACTTGTGACAGAACATAATCATAAAATAGCCACCCAAAGAAAATGCAACAatgtataataataaaaataataaatactggatttttttaaaaaataaattaaatatgttgACACATTAACTAACTCATGCTTGACAACATTAGTGAACTCATGAATGAGTGTGGTTGGAACCATCTTTTGGGTGTCTTCTCTTGCACTCTCCTTATCTATGATAGAGGGTGGTACATATGTATGTTTCAACATCCGCATAATCCAAATAATTCTATTAGCGATACACCCCTTATCCTTATTGTCTGGTAAGGATCTCATCTACAATAGAGCATTGACCACTAAAGACCTTAGCCACAATGGACTCATCATTCACTATTATCTTAGGATCACCCCTTACTAAAATAAGTCTAATTGtgtgaactgtgctaacactaaaaaaagggcagtccggtgcacgaagctcccgccatgcggggttccggagaaggatccattgtacgaaTGTAtgtgaactgtgctaacactaaAGACAATAAATAATTGCATTATGATAGTCATCCAAAACAACTTGATTAAACTACATTACCACATACATAATAGATGAAATTATATTAGCATTTACCACATACATAATAGATGAAATTTTATTAGCATTTAAAACCAATGATGTGAAATAGTGAAAATGCAGTTCATAATAATCCACGTAAATAGCTACTCATAAAATGACTTAGCATGATAAAATGCATAACATGCTGCTGTTATATAATCAGACACTGTAAAGTTTCACATACATGCAAATCATAAAAAATTAACAGTAGTATGAATAGAGAAGGTATAAAATAGAAAGATAGCAAAATGACCCAAACTAAGagaacaaggaaaaaaaattacaCGCCCCAGGTACCCCAGCCATAATTATATATTAGGAAATTAGTTGTGTTTACACAAGTCCTTGGTGTAGTTGATATCATAGCTTAATTCCTGGGAGGTCTGAAATTCTGTGGGAACTGTTTTGTGTTGTTTTGTCTTCGTACAAGACTACAAGTGATTATTTTTGTTTGATCAGTGTGCTTCAGAAAACACATCCTTCTAGGATTCACAAATAATTTGTATGCAACAACATTCATGCTTAGGATTGACTCCatactttttctttttgtaaatcacCCTAGTCTATTTTTCATTCACTGAGTTCCCATAACAGTTGTAAATGAATCTGCAATTCAATCTCTTTTTTAATAATTACAGACCTCATAAGCATGTGGCTTCCATGTGATTGCAGGATCCTTCTTTTACTCTCCGTAAAGCATTGATTTATAAAATACATAAGTTGCTAAATGAACAAGCAATACCTGACAGATATGCATGTGCTTTTGCATTGGCTTCAATGGATTGTGTGGGACAACTTCGAGATGATGTTAGTTTTCCTCCTTTAAGGTCATTGAATGcaatttatttgattttctcTGTTGTGTAGTTCTAAtattcccttttaattttcttagtcGATGAAGTTCCTCAATGAATTCCTGAAATTGCGGAGCAGACAATTTAGCATAAAAATTGATGATGTAGCACAAAAGAGAGATGCAATTGCAAACACAAAACATCCCGGATATGTTGTAGTTTTCCTAATCCATGTTCTCGCCCATGATAAAAACTTTCCTCCCGACAATTGCCAAGACTATGAAACTTATGCTGAGTTCCTTAGGTAATAACCTTCCTTATACTTGCCTGTCTTCTgatgtttttctttctttatgaCTGATAAAAGTCATAACTGGAAGTCAccatttttgttttccttttcttgcAGTCCACTCATTATCATGTTACAGGCTTTAGTACATTTGGGCGATAAACAGAATGATCTGAGTCAAATAACATCATATATGCTGGGTATTTTCTCTGCAATTCAGAAGGCTGATGATGTTGTTGATGCTATATGTACCCATGTAGGTTACCTTATTTTGTCCAAACAACCagagatatatttttttttgcccTTTACTTTCTTTTTCTAGATATTGATCAGCTTTTTCTGTGCAGAAATTGCATGTTTTGTCAAAAATAGGTTCTCTTGCAATAAAACATCTGACTATGCATTGCAAGATTTCCTCGGATGCTTCCCATCTTGTGTTGCTACCATCATTATACTTCAAGGTTTGCCAGGATGCAAATGACCAAGGGGTAAGTAGAGCATGCACTTGTTTCATTACTTTAGTTTAATCACTTGGTAGTATCTCTTATTTTGACAAATGATTGGTTATTGACTCTTGTACTTTAACAACATCAGAGATCAACTGCCACTGATAAGTTATTGGAAGGAGGTTTTGTGAGGCAGATTCTCAGTATATTTGAATCTTACATAAATCAGGTGGCCTCCATTGCACCTCTAAATTCATCTCATGCAGTTGTATTTCAAAGCATGCTGATTGAACTATGATGTGATAAATTGTTATAATCTATTCAAATGTTTTTTTTCTCCATTTGATAGCCCACAGACACTGAATCTAAACAGAGTATCAAGCTTATTGATCCTCGGAGTTGCGATGTTATAAAGGACATATCAAACATTGCAAATCTGGATAGACATGTTGATCCATCACTCGGTAAATCAAAGATGAAAAATAACCTCAGAAAGGGGCTTCAGAAAGTTTGCTTAGATTCTTCTTTGATATCAGCACAATCCGTCCATGATGAAATAAATCTAGAACCTGGAACTGCTGAGGATGAAGTGACAGAAGAGTTGATATCTTCTTCTGGTTCTGTTAGTATACCTCCTGCAGTTACAACTTCAGGGGTTTCAAAAAAAGCCCTTGCTTCTAAGGAGTTAATGCTATTAGCAAGTGAGAATTTTGTAACAAGTAATGGGTTTACCAATCGTCCCAATGgaatttcaaaaccaatttccaaatgCCATTTGGATATTAAGGTATGTATATGTTTACATGTCTGCAATATTGTTTTACTTTGTTGTCTccgatataaataaaaaaaaaacccttgTTTTGTAAACTAACTAATATGTATCTCGTAAACTATGTAAACTAACTAATAGGTTTGCTCTTGACTCTGATCCTCTATGTTTTGAATCGTGATGTTAGACATGTATTTTTCAAAGAGGACATATGGGAAATCAGGAAGAAAAGGTCTAAATTTGTGACACAGGTTCAGAGATACATCACCAGAGGCTTGATATTCTGATCCAATAAATTGATTAGCTCATCCCTAAGCCAATCTCTTGATGCTGTCAATTAGAGTTTgtttctagttggtcttatctctCAACTCTACCTTTGACTCCTGTGACTAGGTGCAgtgcagaagcaagtctcctttGACTCTTCTCCTTCAACTCCTATGACAAGGTGTGGCAACACCTTTGACTCTTCCATCTTCCTACATGGTACTGTGAAAGGCATAAGTCACCtctacttcttcctctcttcctccacATCTTTCCTGTTTCTTTGCCTCTTCTATATGGTGAAACTTCATCTGTGAGTTGGTATTATACATTTGGAATTATTTTTTCCTTAACATATTGAGTTTAACTGTGAGAGGTGTTCATTCATATGATCCTCATACTAAGTGTTGGATCAGATAGTTTATATTCAATCATGCACAACATGACAACAGAACGCCATGAGCCCCACCCATTGAGTTGGCCATATACTTTCCATTGTAACCTTGTACTTATTCTTTGACAGTCTGTAATGACTATTTTATAAACAGTTTGTCTttactatttttcttttatttaacaTTCACACTCTTATCAGGCTAAATTAATTGACTTACTGAGGTAAGAGCAAGGATGAGAATAATAGATATAAATACTAGACTAATTCAAGAAGTTTTTCTTTTGCCCTGGTTCGTTTGATGCTTAGTTCATATTGAATGCTGATATCTCGTGTGAAATTTTTTCTCAATTAACTAGTTTAACTGTATGGAACTGAGATTTTTACATTTATTAGCTATGCAACTTAATTGTATAAAGATATTCATGCCTTTCTATTGATCTGCTGAAATTTCGTAGGTTACTACTGGTAGTGGTGACGTAGATCTGTTCCACTTTCAAGATAAGAATTGGGAGGCCATCAATAAAGTGCCAATTCTTGATAAGGTTTGAAGTACTCAAGTTTTATATTGCCTTATTATTTTGTTAATAAGATTAGCTTTCTAATATTTAAGAACCATTGCTGCAGAGTAGATGCAACCTTCAAGCTACAgattggtaaggaaatttaattcctttttttattgttttgatgaaattgcATACCTTTCTCTAATCTATTTTGATGCAGCTAAAGAACcttgaagaaaagaaaataatggaATACTAGGGACTTGAAATTTACATGTAGaatacatgtttttctttattttttaatatatattactGGCAAAATGATTTTCAGGGCTAAGGAAATTGCATAGTAGAGAAAACTAACTTCCAATGATTGGGTTTTGGCCTTGTCTTTCAATTGAATTTTGATTGGACTGTTGACCTTTGGTATAAAGATATATAGTCACTATTAGATTTAGCATGAGCTATATAAGGCTCAGGATTGGTATTGAACTGCATCAATAAAATCATAATATGCAATTGAATTTTCAATATCGACTAAATTTGAAGTGTGGGCATTTGAATCATTATTGGTGATCTTGCTTATGTTATGGAGGGAAACTTTGTTGCTGGGTGGAATGTGTATCAAATCGGTTTAATTGGTGTCTAGTCAAACTTCTACTTGGAATTTTGGGTAAAGTCACCGAAATTGAAACAGGAGATGCCACTGGATTAAAGTAATTCAATTAATACCAGCTTATGTTTACAGTATGTCCAATCTAATTCCTTGTCCAGTAGTTTAAGCAATTGTAATTTTGTACTTTTAAATATGGGTTCAGCATGTGGTTAGACCTATTTAATCTATCTGTTCTCAAACTATGTTCTGTTCACTGTTTTAATCCGATATCTACTCATTTATTTAGGTTAGATTCTTCTAGTGGTGACAAGGAAGTCATAGCTATTGATGGAGATGAAAGTGACAATATAATAGCTGATCGTTGCAATGAAAGAACAGTAACGTTGAAGGAAAACGCATTATCATCTTCAGTTGGTAAAGTCTTCTTACTGAGTTGTTTCTATGACAGTCAATTTGCAAGCTCCGTTTAGTTTTTACTTTTGGCTTGAAcaaaatttacttttttttttttatttaattggaGTAAAGATAAGAAGATTATTACTCTTTTTTCAGTGGAAATGACTTTCTTGGAACCAGACAATAAGGAAAACACAATTTGACGAAACTAGGAATAGTTGTAAAGAACCATGACGAAACACAATTTCAATCCTAGTAACTTGGTTCTTTAACCAAGAATAATGATGGAACTACTTGCTTACTTTCCATTTCAGTGAAATGATCACTTTATATCTCTTTGTAACAAAAGTGACAATCCACTTGAACTGGTAGTCCCCGAGCGTAAATTTCTTATGTCCAATATTCAGTGAGTTGGATCTCCAGATTATATTATTCTCTGGTGCCATGTGCTAAATATGATCTGAGCAGTAAGAGGTGCGAATGTAAAGCATTGCTTTCCCTTTTCTTTACAGCAGCTGGCAAAGGAAATAACAAGAGGTCGCGACTAAGTGCTTTAGAAAGTTCATCAAATTTTGAAGATCGGGTCATGACTCGTGTAACTTGCCCTttaaacacattgttttatttTGGTGTTGCAACTTGCAACTGCTTCATCTCACTGGTTTTTTCGATTCGTTTCCCAGTCTCGGAGGAGCCAACAAAGGAGGAAATAGGCATCCCAATTTACAGCTGATATCGACTGCTTCAAGCATAGCTGACATAGTCAACAGCTGGAGAACCGTGGTTTGGGCGGTGAATTAACGTTTATGTtgaaaacataaaattaaaaaaaaaaatctagttttttaaaattttttgtgtTAGAGTTGTATGTAAATAAATACTTAGCCGGAGTAATAtccttattttttttgtttctttccatcttttgGGGTAATTATGTCTGAGGCCCCTTCGAGATACATTTCATTTTACCCGTGATTGCAATATTTTTTCTTGGAATTCTGTTTAATTGATTAAATAACtaatttttgtttcttttgtttATCGCTTCAGTTCAGGTGTGGTTATCATTACTAATCAGGTTGTTGTTACttttaaaaaggaaagaaaaaaagaaaggtgATAATCTTAACGATTATACAAATCGACAACCAATTAAGAATGTGTCACAATATTCCATTCAATTCAAATGTTAGAGATCATCCAAACACAGAGCAGTGACGTTGGTGTCACAATATTCCGTTCAATTCAAATGTATAATAGAGTCTATGAATTCTCATACTTCCAGATTCAAATGAAAATAGCATTTCATGCGGCACAAGATGATTCTAGTCAAATCAAATCAATTTGCACGTCCCTCTTCTTCAATGTCAAGTGCAAAAGATCTCGAAGAAGAAGGCGACGAAGAAGGCAAAGCAATAAGGTCCAAAAGTATTTCCACAAATGCTGCTACGACAATTCCATGGGTGCTCTTTTCATTAGCCGCCAGGTACCACCGCAGCATCTCCTCCAGCCAGGCCCAATCTCTCACTCCGTGCGCCATCAGCATCTCCTCCATCGACTGCTTAAAATCTCTGTACGGATCATCCGAGTCCACCTCCACCGCGACGTCCCCTTCGAACGCCGCCGGGAGCATCGTCGCCGCCGTCCATGGCTCGAAGAAGAGCCTCTCCGACCTCACCCCGCGAGCCACGGCCTCGCTTAGGcatgacgacgacgacgacaacTCGACGAGGTCGAAGAAGGGTTCGTCGAAATCATTCTCCAACATGAAGGAGAGTGTCTTTGGCTTTGGCTGCGCGCAAGAAGGCCAAGGCCGCGCTGTTGAAGAATAAGGGGAGGTGGCGTGCCTCGTTCTAGAGAAGAAGGAAGTGAAGCCGAGTTTCCTACCCATTAGTTTCCACTCTCTATCTAACTCAAGAATGGCTAGCAAGGCCGCGGATTTCAGATTTGAAGGATATCGATTCGATGGCGAGGTAAGTGAGCAATAAATAGAAGACGCAGGAGGATGTCACTGGTAATTAATGGGGATTTCTTCCATTGTCTGTGATGGTCTCCCTCCGAGTTTCACATTCCAATAGACTTTTAAAATCCGGAACAAATCGGCTGATTCAGGAGAAAACTAAGAAGACGACAATACTGTCAACGTACACTCTTTTTTtaatacaacttatttttatttcTGTTGGGTGCATTACATCCATATATATATTTATACAGATGATCAACTGCATTTGAAGACTGATATTGAGAAGAAGTTGAATTCTGCAgtcgataaaaaaaataatatatctaTATCGATACTAATTAATATAATATCATAGGCTACGGATAccatgtatatattttatttc is a window encoding:
- the LOC121979761 gene encoding transcription repressor OFP15-like: MGRKLGFTSFFSRTRHATSPYSSTARPWPSCAQPKPKTLSFMLENDFDEPFFDLVELSSSSSCLSEAVARGVRSERLFFEPWTAATMLPAAFEGDVAVEVDSDDPYRDFKQSMEEMLMAHGVRDWAWLEEMLRWYLAANEKSTHGIVVAAFVEILLDLIALPSSSPSSSRSFALDIEEEGRAN